In bacterium, the sequence TGTCCCCATAGGCGATGAAGTATTCTCGATTATCCAACAGCTTGCCATAGAAGGCCGTTTCAAAAAAGACCCCGCTCCCGACCTCCGCTTCAGACCGGACGACCCGCTAACCCTTGAAGAAGCTTTAATTTGGGGAAACAAAGACCTAACCGACATGCCTCGAAGATATGCAGCGATGGACTTGGGATTTGATCTATAGCTGGATAACTGCCAAAAACTCGTTGGTGACATCGTTAGCAAACAGTAGACCGGAATGGGTGAGGCGCAGGTTGTTGCCGTCGTATTCGAGGTGACCGCGGTGCATTTCTTTGCCTATTACCGGTTCGATTATTTTGCGAACAGGGAGGTCATAGCGGGCTTCTAATTCGGAGACTTGAATACCTGATGTGAGGCGAAGACCGAGCATGATGGTTTCGCCTAATGATTCCATTCGCGAAAGTGATTCCTTTGTACCCACAATACTTTGCCCACTTGCCATTCTATCTATATAGCGGCGAGGATGCTTGAGATTCTTCCAACGAATATTATCCACATAAGAAACCGCCCCAGGACCGAAGCCAATATACTCTTTATTATGCCAATAGACTAAATTGTGGCGGCACTGGCAGCCACTCTTGGCATAATTGGATACTTCATACTGCTCATAACCCGCCTGCGGAGCCATGAGTATAGAGGTTTCAAACATCGACATCTCGTCGTCTTCAGCGGGCAATTTGAGCGTGCCACGCTTCGATCGTTTATAAAAGGCCGTATTAGGTTCCAATATGAGGTCATAAAGTGCGAGGTGTTCGGGGGCAAGGTCGATTGCCTGCTTTATATTGCTCTCCCAAAGGCTCAAAGTCTGCTCAGGCAGGCCGAATATAAGATCGAGATTAAGATTATCAA encodes:
- the hemW gene encoding radical SAM family heme chaperone HemW; amino-acid sequence: VPSIFFGGGTPTVLSGEQLARILQAINNNFTVENEVEITAEANPGTVDLSKLQSMRKAGFNRLSFGVQSFDDEELKRIGRIHSSQEAVEAVELARSAGFDNLNLDLIFGLPEQTLSLWESNIKQAIDLAPEHLALYDLILEPNTAFYKRSKRGTLKLPAEDDEMSMFETSILMAPQAGYEQYEVSNYAKSGCQCRHNLVYWHNKEYIGFGPGAVSYVDNIRWKNLKHPRRYIDRMASGQSIVGTKESLSRMESLGETIMLGLRLTSGIQVSELEARYDLPVRKIIEPVIGKEMHRGHLEYDGNNLRLTHSGLLFANDVTNEFLAVIQL